In a genomic window of Neoarius graeffei isolate fNeoGra1 chromosome 13, fNeoGra1.pri, whole genome shotgun sequence:
- the sla2b gene encoding src-like-adapter 2 isoform X1 — translation MGSRPSKGRRNSVPHTPLLDSDENAELHTMDGRYVVVALYNYPSGGPSDCTIRFGERLNVLSDEGEWWKVSSSATGIVNYIPSSYTCKVFNRWQFVGLSKQKAEELLLLPQNQAGSFLIRESQTILGAHSLSVRLERQAIKHYRIQRIENGWHYISPSLTFPTLTHLVEHYSEVSDGLCCFLREPCFIQGSNNVPVVSGPPPISVRRSTINWKEVNSSMIFGPKKEGVEDTLVSEGLKESINSYLYMTESCDCAGNWDT, via the exons ATGGGCAGCAGGCCAAGTAAAGGGAGGCGTAACAGCGTCCCTCACACACCCCTGCTGGATTCAGATGAGAATGCAGAGCTCCACACCATGG atgGAAGGTATGTCGTGGTTGCTCTGTATAACTACCCATCCGGAGGGCCCTCTGACTGCACTATTAGATTTGGGGAGAGACTCAACGTGCTTTCTGA tgaAGGCGAGTGGTGGAAAGTGAGTTCCTCAGCTACAGGAATCGTGAACTACATCCCCAGCAGCTACACATGTAAAGTGTTTAACAG GTGGCAGTTTGTAGGTCTCAGTAAACAGAAGGCAGAGGAGCTGCTCCTCCTGCCTCAGAACCAGGCTGGCTCCTTTCTCATTAGAGAGAGCCAGACCATACTTG gtgCTCACTCACTCTCCGTGAGACTTGAGCGTCAGGCCATCAAACACTACCGTATCCAAAGAATAGAGAATGGCTGGCACTACATCTCCCCCTCCCTCACCTTCCCTACTCTCACACACCTTGTCGAGCACTactctg AAGTGTCTGATGGCCTGTGCTGTTTTCTGAGAGAGCCGTGCTTCATCCAAGGCTCTAACAATGTTCCGGTTGTGAGCGGCCCTCCTCCTATATCAGTCAGAAGATCCACCATCAACTGGAAAGAGGTCAACAG ttctATGATCTTTGGGCCCAAAAAGGAAGGTGTGGAAGATACGCTTGTCAGTGAGGGGCTGAAGGAGTCCATTAATTCCTACCTTTACATGACTGAAAGTTGTGATTGTGCTGGAAACTGGGACACGTGA
- the sla2b gene encoding src-like-adapter 2 isoform X2 — MGSRPSKGRRNSVPHTPLLDSDENAELHTMDGRYVVVALYNYPSGGPSDCTIRFGERLNVLSDEGEWWKVSSSATGIVNYIPSSYTCKVFNRWQFVGLSKQKAEELLLLPQNQAGSFLIRESQTILGAHSLSVRLERQAIKHYRIQRIENGWHYISPSLTFPTLTHLVEHYSVSDGLCCFLREPCFIQGSNNVPVVSGPPPISVRRSTINWKEVNSSMIFGPKKEGVEDTLVSEGLKESINSYLYMTESCDCAGNWDT; from the exons ATGGGCAGCAGGCCAAGTAAAGGGAGGCGTAACAGCGTCCCTCACACACCCCTGCTGGATTCAGATGAGAATGCAGAGCTCCACACCATGG atgGAAGGTATGTCGTGGTTGCTCTGTATAACTACCCATCCGGAGGGCCCTCTGACTGCACTATTAGATTTGGGGAGAGACTCAACGTGCTTTCTGA tgaAGGCGAGTGGTGGAAAGTGAGTTCCTCAGCTACAGGAATCGTGAACTACATCCCCAGCAGCTACACATGTAAAGTGTTTAACAG GTGGCAGTTTGTAGGTCTCAGTAAACAGAAGGCAGAGGAGCTGCTCCTCCTGCCTCAGAACCAGGCTGGCTCCTTTCTCATTAGAGAGAGCCAGACCATACTTG gtgCTCACTCACTCTCCGTGAGACTTGAGCGTCAGGCCATCAAACACTACCGTATCCAAAGAATAGAGAATGGCTGGCACTACATCTCCCCCTCCCTCACCTTCCCTACTCTCACACACCTTGTCGAGCACTactctg TGTCTGATGGCCTGTGCTGTTTTCTGAGAGAGCCGTGCTTCATCCAAGGCTCTAACAATGTTCCGGTTGTGAGCGGCCCTCCTCCTATATCAGTCAGAAGATCCACCATCAACTGGAAAGAGGTCAACAG ttctATGATCTTTGGGCCCAAAAAGGAAGGTGTGGAAGATACGCTTGTCAGTGAGGGGCTGAAGGAGTCCATTAATTCCTACCTTTACATGACTGAAAGTTGTGATTGTGCTGGAAACTGGGACACGTGA